One window of the Opisthocomus hoazin isolate bOpiHoa1 chromosome 12, bOpiHoa1.hap1, whole genome shotgun sequence genome contains the following:
- the POP4 gene encoding ribonuclease P protein subunit p29: MEGELYRRLPPGETGQPRLQPAAEARAFVSAFLKSSMPRRKAAAIQDFLTRKAVVLEHCPRKRTKPKRKKTKGFTAKQRREMRLFDIEPEQQRYAIFLPLHELWKQYIRDLCHGLKPDAQPQMVQGKLLKADLHGAIVTVTKSKCPSYVGITGIILQEFKHVFKIITKEDKLKVVPKLNNVFSLELDGFISYIYGSKFQLRASERSAKKFKLKGTIDL, encoded by the exons ATGGAGG GGGAGCTGTACCGCCGCCTGCCGCCGGGGGAGACGGGGCAGCCGCGCCTCCAG CCCGCGGCCGAGGCCCGAGCGTTTGTAAGCGCCTTCCTGAAGAGCAGCATGCCCCGGCGCAAGGCCGCTGCCATCCAGGACTTCCTGACGCGGAAGGCTGTGGTGCTCGAGCACTGCCCCAGGAAAAGGACGAAGccgaagaggaagaaaacaaaaggcttCACGGCCAAGCAGAGGCGAGAGATGCGTCTCTTCGACATCGAGCCCGAGCAGCAGCG ATACGCAATCTTTCTACCACTCCATGAACTCTGGAAACAGTATATCAGAGACCTATGTCACGGACTTAAACCAGATGC GCAACCGCAAATGGTTCAGGGCAAACTGCTAAAAGCAGATCTCCATGGAGCTATTGTTACAg tcACAAAGTCAAAATGCCCCTCTTACGTTGGGATAACAGGAATCATTCTACAGGAATTTAAACATGTCTTCAAAATTATCACTAAAGAGGACAAATTAAAAG TTGTTCCCAAACTTAACAACGTATTTAGCTTGGAACTTGATGGATTCATTTCCTACATCTATGGAAGCAAGTTCCAGCTTAGAGCAAGCGAGCGATCTGCAAAAAAGTTCAAGTTGAAAGGAACTATTGACCTGTGA